A single window of Silurus meridionalis isolate SWU-2019-XX chromosome 11, ASM1480568v1, whole genome shotgun sequence DNA harbors:
- the picalma gene encoding phosphatidylinositol binding clathrin assembly protein a isoform X21: protein MSGQSITDRITAAQHSVTGSAVSKTVCKATTHEVMGPKKKHLDYLIQCTNEMNVNIPQLADTLFERTTNTSWVVVFKSLITTHHLMVYGNERFIQYLASRNTLFNLSNFLDKSGLQGYDMSTFIRRYSRYLNEKAVSYRQVAFDFTKVKRGADGVMRTMNTEKLLKTLPIVQNQMDSLLDFNVNANELTNGVINAAFMLLFKDAIRLFAAYNEGIINLLEKYFDMKKPQCKEGLDIYKKFLTRMTRISEFLKVAEQVGIDRGDIPDLSQFTVCAPSSLLDALEQHLASLEGKKVKDSTAASRASTLSNAVSSLANTGISFTKVDEREKQAALEEEQTRLKTLKRILFPLQEQRLKELSKKPSTSSTTAASPVSTASGSIITAPAIDLFSTPSSNSSSKVPNDLLDLQPAFQPSLALPTALPVANTWGEFSASPIPQPGSSSGLNVDFDSVFGNKSTANSTDAAVASPSQCMPPIGQQSGKLVSDDLDSSLANLVGNLGIGNGTTKNDIHWSQPGEKKLTGGTNWQPKMAPTTTWNPASMNGMHFPQYAPSVMAFPATTPTGMIGYAMENLLFSSRVSSSEPTQMGTVAMMTQPTMMYTQPVIRPANPFGPISGAQPSAASSPSSQSPLRPPGQDPFAQLSLKEFL from the exons ATCTGATTCAGTGCACaaatgagatgaatgtgaacatccCTCAGCTGGCGGACACGCTGTTCGAACGCACCACCAACACCAGCTGGGTGGTCGTGTTCAAATCCCTCATCACCACACACCACCTCATGGTTTATGGCAATGAG agatttattCAGTACCTGGCTTCCAGGAACACATTATTCAACCTCAGTAATTTTTTGGACAAAAGTGGCTTACAGG GCTATGATATGTCTACATTCATCCGGCGTTATAGCCGTTATCTTAATGAAAAGGCTGTGTCCTACAGACAGGTTGCTTTTGACTTCACAAAAGTGAAGAGGGG GGCAGACGGTGTTATGAGAACCATGAACACAGAGAAGCTTTTGAAGACCCTCCCCATCGTCCAGAATCAGATGGACTCGCTTCTGGACTTTAAT GTAAATGCGAACGAGCTCACGAATGGAGTTATTAATGCCGCCTTCATGCTCTTGTTTAAAGATGCCATCCGGCTGTTTGCCGCCTACAACGAAGGGATCATCAACTTGCTTG AGAAGTACTTTGATATGAAGAAACCCCAGTgtaaagaaggacttgacatcTATAAGAAATTCCTCACTCGCATGACGAGAATCTCAGAGTTCCTAAAGGTTGCTGAG CAAGTGGGCATCGACCGAGGCGATATACCAGACTTGTCTCAG TTTACGGTCTGT gcCCCTAGTAGTCTCCTGGATGCACTGGAGCAGCACTTGGCATCACTAGAGGGAAAAAAGGTGAAGGACTCGACGGCAGCCAGCAG ggCCAGCACTCTGTCCAACGCTGTGTCCTCTTTGGCAAACACGGGCATATCTTTCACCAAAGTGGATGAGCGGGAAAAACAGGCAGCACTAGAGGAGGAACAAACTCGTTTAAAAACACTTAAG CGAATTTTATTTCCCCTGCAGGAGCAGCGCCTGAAAGAACTCTCCAAAAAGCCTTCCACATCCTCAACCACAGCTGCCTCTCCAGTATCCACAGCATCTGGAAGCATCATCACTGCACCAGCAATTGACCTGTTCTCCACTCCCAGCTCCAACAG TTCTTCAAAGGTGCCAAATGATCTGCTGGATCTCCAGCCAGCATTCCAGCCATCTCTAGCTCTCCCCACTGCTCTTCCTGTAGCTAACACATGGGGAG AATTTTCAGCATCTCCCATCCCTCAACCAGGCAGCTCTTCTGGCCTTAACGTTGACTTTGACTCTGTGTTCGGCAATAAATCCACTGCTAACAGCACAGACGCTGCTG TAGCTTCTCCAAGCCAGTGCATGCCACCTATTGGCCAGCAATCTGGCAAGCTGGTGTCTGATGACCTGGACTCCTCTCTGGCCAACCTTGTGGGCA ATTTGGGTATTGGAAATGGCACAACGAAGaa TGACATCCACTGGAGTCAGCCTGGTGAGAAGAAGCTTACTGGTGGAACCAACTGGCAACCAAAGATGGCTCCCACCACAACATGGAACCCTGCCAGCATG AATGGCATGCATTTCCCACAATAC GCGCCGTCCGTCATGGCTTTCCCTGCCACGACGCCCACAGGCATGATTGGATATGCAATG gaaaaCCTGCTGTTTTCCTCAAGAGTTTCCTCctcagag cCAACACAGATGGGTACAGTGGCCATGATGACACAACCTACCATGATGTACACGCAGCCTGTGATTAGGCCAGCTAACCCTTTTGGCCCAATCTCAGGCGCACAG CCCTCAGCTGCCTCTAGTCCCTCCAGTCAGAGTCCTCTCAGGCCTCCAGGACAGGACCCCTTTGCACAGCTTTCTCTCAAGGAGTTCCTTTAG
- the picalma gene encoding phosphatidylinositol binding clathrin assembly protein a isoform X6 — protein sequence MSGQSITDRITAAQHSVTGSAVSKTVCKATTHEVMGPKKKHLDYLIQCTNEMNVNIPQLADTLFERTTNTSWVVVFKSLITTHHLMVYGNERFIQYLASRNTLFNLSNFLDKSGLQGYDMSTFIRRYSRYLNEKAVSYRQVAFDFTKVKRGADGVMRTMNTEKLLKTLPIVQNQMDSLLDFNVNANELTNGVINAAFMLLFKDAIRLFAAYNEGIINLLEKYFDMKKPQCKEGLDIYKKFLTRMTRISEFLKVAEQVGIDRGDIPDLSQAPSSLLDALEQHLASLEGKKVKDSTAASRASTLSNAVSSLANTGISFTKVDEREKQAALEEEQTRLKTLKEQRLKELSKKPSTSSTTAASPVSTASGSIITAPAIDLFSTPSSNSSSKVPNDLLDLQPAFQPSLALPTALPVANTWGDPFTSSESVDDSIPNLNPFLSKPVDAVPPSPLSSDAVSFPSRTPSHEMFSDSFCSSAPYSNTPLFHSEPSAVAGLFGEFSASPIPQPGSSSGLNVDFDSVFGNKSTANSTDAADDVLGGILKPTVASPSQCMPPIGQQSGKLVSDDLDSSLANLVGNLGIGNGTTKNDIHWSQPGEKKLTGGTNWQPKMAPTTTWNPASMNGMHFPQYAPSVMAFPATTPTGMIGYAMENLLFSSRVSSSEPTQMGTVAMMTQPTMMYTQPVIRPANPFGPISGAQPSAASSPSSQSPLRPPGQDPFAQLSLKEFL from the exons ATCTGATTCAGTGCACaaatgagatgaatgtgaacatccCTCAGCTGGCGGACACGCTGTTCGAACGCACCACCAACACCAGCTGGGTGGTCGTGTTCAAATCCCTCATCACCACACACCACCTCATGGTTTATGGCAATGAG agatttattCAGTACCTGGCTTCCAGGAACACATTATTCAACCTCAGTAATTTTTTGGACAAAAGTGGCTTACAGG GCTATGATATGTCTACATTCATCCGGCGTTATAGCCGTTATCTTAATGAAAAGGCTGTGTCCTACAGACAGGTTGCTTTTGACTTCACAAAAGTGAAGAGGGG GGCAGACGGTGTTATGAGAACCATGAACACAGAGAAGCTTTTGAAGACCCTCCCCATCGTCCAGAATCAGATGGACTCGCTTCTGGACTTTAAT GTAAATGCGAACGAGCTCACGAATGGAGTTATTAATGCCGCCTTCATGCTCTTGTTTAAAGATGCCATCCGGCTGTTTGCCGCCTACAACGAAGGGATCATCAACTTGCTTG AGAAGTACTTTGATATGAAGAAACCCCAGTgtaaagaaggacttgacatcTATAAGAAATTCCTCACTCGCATGACGAGAATCTCAGAGTTCCTAAAGGTTGCTGAG CAAGTGGGCATCGACCGAGGCGATATACCAGACTTGTCTCAG gcCCCTAGTAGTCTCCTGGATGCACTGGAGCAGCACTTGGCATCACTAGAGGGAAAAAAGGTGAAGGACTCGACGGCAGCCAGCAG ggCCAGCACTCTGTCCAACGCTGTGTCCTCTTTGGCAAACACGGGCATATCTTTCACCAAAGTGGATGAGCGGGAAAAACAGGCAGCACTAGAGGAGGAACAAACTCGTTTAAAAACACTTAAG GAGCAGCGCCTGAAAGAACTCTCCAAAAAGCCTTCCACATCCTCAACCACAGCTGCCTCTCCAGTATCCACAGCATCTGGAAGCATCATCACTGCACCAGCAATTGACCTGTTCTCCACTCCCAGCTCCAACAG TTCTTCAAAGGTGCCAAATGATCTGCTGGATCTCCAGCCAGCATTCCAGCCATCTCTAGCTCTCCCCACTGCTCTTCCTGTAGCTAACACATGGGGAG ATCCTTTCACTTCTTCAGAGAGTGTCGACGACTCCATTCCAAACTTAAATCCTTTCCTTTCCAAACCTGTCGATGCTGTTCCTCCATCTCCTCTGTCTTCAGATGCTGTTAGTTTTCCTTCTAGGACTCCCAGTCATGAAATGTTTAGTG ACTCATTCTGTTCTTCAGCCCCCTACTCTAACACCCCACTGTTCCACTCGGAGCCTTCCGCTGTAGCTGGACTATTTGGAG AATTTTCAGCATCTCCCATCCCTCAACCAGGCAGCTCTTCTGGCCTTAACGTTGACTTTGACTCTGTGTTCGGCAATAAATCCACTGCTAACAGCACAGACGCTGCTG ATGATGTTTTAGGTGGTATCCTGAAACCCACAGTAGCTTCTCCAAGCCAGTGCATGCCACCTATTGGCCAGCAATCTGGCAAGCTGGTGTCTGATGACCTGGACTCCTCTCTGGCCAACCTTGTGGGCA ATTTGGGTATTGGAAATGGCACAACGAAGaa TGACATCCACTGGAGTCAGCCTGGTGAGAAGAAGCTTACTGGTGGAACCAACTGGCAACCAAAGATGGCTCCCACCACAACATGGAACCCTGCCAGCATG AATGGCATGCATTTCCCACAATAC GCGCCGTCCGTCATGGCTTTCCCTGCCACGACGCCCACAGGCATGATTGGATATGCAATG gaaaaCCTGCTGTTTTCCTCAAGAGTTTCCTCctcagag cCAACACAGATGGGTACAGTGGCCATGATGACACAACCTACCATGATGTACACGCAGCCTGTGATTAGGCCAGCTAACCCTTTTGGCCCAATCTCAGGCGCACAG CCCTCAGCTGCCTCTAGTCCCTCCAGTCAGAGTCCTCTCAGGCCTCCAGGACAGGACCCCTTTGCACAGCTTTCTCTCAAGGAGTTCCTTTAG
- the picalma gene encoding phosphatidylinositol binding clathrin assembly protein a isoform X20: MSGQSITDRITAAQHSVTGSAVSKTVCKATTHEVMGPKKKHLDYLIQCTNEMNVNIPQLADTLFERTTNTSWVVVFKSLITTHHLMVYGNERFIQYLASRNTLFNLSNFLDKSGLQGYDMSTFIRRYSRYLNEKAVSYRQVAFDFTKVKRGADGVMRTMNTEKLLKTLPIVQNQMDSLLDFNVNANELTNGVINAAFMLLFKDAIRLFAAYNEGIINLLEKYFDMKKPQCKEGLDIYKKFLTRMTRISEFLKVAEQVGIDRGDIPDLSQAPSSLLDALEQHLASLEGKKVKDSTAASRASTLSNAVSSLANTGISFTKVDEREKQAALEEEQTRLKTLKEQRLKELSKKPSTSSTTAASPVSTASGSIITAPAIDLFSTPSSNSSSKVPNDLLDLQPAFQPSLALPTALPVANTWGEFSASPIPQPGSSSGLNVDFDSVFGNKSTANSTDAADDVLGGILKPTVASPSQCMPPIGQQSGKLVSDDLDSSLANLVGNLGIGNGTTKNDIHWSQPGEKKLTGGTNWQPKMAPTTTWNPASMNGMHFPQYAPSVMAFPATTPTGMIGYAMENLLFSSRVSSSEPTQMGTVAMMTQPTMMYTQPVIRPANPFGPISGAQPSAASSPSSQSPLRPPGQDPFAQLSLKEFL; the protein is encoded by the exons ATCTGATTCAGTGCACaaatgagatgaatgtgaacatccCTCAGCTGGCGGACACGCTGTTCGAACGCACCACCAACACCAGCTGGGTGGTCGTGTTCAAATCCCTCATCACCACACACCACCTCATGGTTTATGGCAATGAG agatttattCAGTACCTGGCTTCCAGGAACACATTATTCAACCTCAGTAATTTTTTGGACAAAAGTGGCTTACAGG GCTATGATATGTCTACATTCATCCGGCGTTATAGCCGTTATCTTAATGAAAAGGCTGTGTCCTACAGACAGGTTGCTTTTGACTTCACAAAAGTGAAGAGGGG GGCAGACGGTGTTATGAGAACCATGAACACAGAGAAGCTTTTGAAGACCCTCCCCATCGTCCAGAATCAGATGGACTCGCTTCTGGACTTTAAT GTAAATGCGAACGAGCTCACGAATGGAGTTATTAATGCCGCCTTCATGCTCTTGTTTAAAGATGCCATCCGGCTGTTTGCCGCCTACAACGAAGGGATCATCAACTTGCTTG AGAAGTACTTTGATATGAAGAAACCCCAGTgtaaagaaggacttgacatcTATAAGAAATTCCTCACTCGCATGACGAGAATCTCAGAGTTCCTAAAGGTTGCTGAG CAAGTGGGCATCGACCGAGGCGATATACCAGACTTGTCTCAG gcCCCTAGTAGTCTCCTGGATGCACTGGAGCAGCACTTGGCATCACTAGAGGGAAAAAAGGTGAAGGACTCGACGGCAGCCAGCAG ggCCAGCACTCTGTCCAACGCTGTGTCCTCTTTGGCAAACACGGGCATATCTTTCACCAAAGTGGATGAGCGGGAAAAACAGGCAGCACTAGAGGAGGAACAAACTCGTTTAAAAACACTTAAG GAGCAGCGCCTGAAAGAACTCTCCAAAAAGCCTTCCACATCCTCAACCACAGCTGCCTCTCCAGTATCCACAGCATCTGGAAGCATCATCACTGCACCAGCAATTGACCTGTTCTCCACTCCCAGCTCCAACAG TTCTTCAAAGGTGCCAAATGATCTGCTGGATCTCCAGCCAGCATTCCAGCCATCTCTAGCTCTCCCCACTGCTCTTCCTGTAGCTAACACATGGGGAG AATTTTCAGCATCTCCCATCCCTCAACCAGGCAGCTCTTCTGGCCTTAACGTTGACTTTGACTCTGTGTTCGGCAATAAATCCACTGCTAACAGCACAGACGCTGCTG ATGATGTTTTAGGTGGTATCCTGAAACCCACAGTAGCTTCTCCAAGCCAGTGCATGCCACCTATTGGCCAGCAATCTGGCAAGCTGGTGTCTGATGACCTGGACTCCTCTCTGGCCAACCTTGTGGGCA ATTTGGGTATTGGAAATGGCACAACGAAGaa TGACATCCACTGGAGTCAGCCTGGTGAGAAGAAGCTTACTGGTGGAACCAACTGGCAACCAAAGATGGCTCCCACCACAACATGGAACCCTGCCAGCATG AATGGCATGCATTTCCCACAATAC GCGCCGTCCGTCATGGCTTTCCCTGCCACGACGCCCACAGGCATGATTGGATATGCAATG gaaaaCCTGCTGTTTTCCTCAAGAGTTTCCTCctcagag cCAACACAGATGGGTACAGTGGCCATGATGACACAACCTACCATGATGTACACGCAGCCTGTGATTAGGCCAGCTAACCCTTTTGGCCCAATCTCAGGCGCACAG CCCTCAGCTGCCTCTAGTCCCTCCAGTCAGAGTCCTCTCAGGCCTCCAGGACAGGACCCCTTTGCACAGCTTTCTCTCAAGGAGTTCCTTTAG
- the picalma gene encoding phosphatidylinositol binding clathrin assembly protein a isoform X3, with amino-acid sequence MSGQSITDRITAAQHSVTGSAVSKTVCKATTHEVMGPKKKHLDYLIQCTNEMNVNIPQLADTLFERTTNTSWVVVFKSLITTHHLMVYGNERFIQYLASRNTLFNLSNFLDKSGLQGYDMSTFIRRYSRYLNEKAVSYRQVAFDFTKVKRGADGVMRTMNTEKLLKTLPIVQNQMDSLLDFNVNANELTNGVINAAFMLLFKDAIRLFAAYNEGIINLLEKYFDMKKPQCKEGLDIYKKFLTRMTRISEFLKVAEQVGIDRGDIPDLSQFTVCAPSSLLDALEQHLASLEGKKVKDSTAASRASTLSNAVSSLANTGISFTKVDEREKQAALEEEQTRLKTLKRILFPLQEQRLKELSKKPSTSSTTAASPVSTASGSIITAPAIDLFSTPSSNSSSKVPNDLLDLQPAFQPSLALPTALPVANTWGDPFTSSESVDDSIPNLNPFLSKPVDAVPPSPLSSDAVSFPSRTPSHEMFSDSFCSSAPYSNTPLFHSEPSAVAGLFGEFSASPIPQPGSSSGLNVDFDSVFGNKSTANSTDAAGGILKPTVASPSQCMPPIGQQSGKLVSDDLDSSLANLVGNLGIGNGTTKNDIHWSQPGEKKLTGGTNWQPKMAPTTTWNPASMNGMHFPQYAPSVMAFPATTPTGMIGYAMENLLFSSRVSSSEPTQMGTVAMMTQPTMMYTQPVIRPANPFGPISGAQPSAASSPSSQSPLRPPGQDPFAQLSLKEFL; translated from the exons ATCTGATTCAGTGCACaaatgagatgaatgtgaacatccCTCAGCTGGCGGACACGCTGTTCGAACGCACCACCAACACCAGCTGGGTGGTCGTGTTCAAATCCCTCATCACCACACACCACCTCATGGTTTATGGCAATGAG agatttattCAGTACCTGGCTTCCAGGAACACATTATTCAACCTCAGTAATTTTTTGGACAAAAGTGGCTTACAGG GCTATGATATGTCTACATTCATCCGGCGTTATAGCCGTTATCTTAATGAAAAGGCTGTGTCCTACAGACAGGTTGCTTTTGACTTCACAAAAGTGAAGAGGGG GGCAGACGGTGTTATGAGAACCATGAACACAGAGAAGCTTTTGAAGACCCTCCCCATCGTCCAGAATCAGATGGACTCGCTTCTGGACTTTAAT GTAAATGCGAACGAGCTCACGAATGGAGTTATTAATGCCGCCTTCATGCTCTTGTTTAAAGATGCCATCCGGCTGTTTGCCGCCTACAACGAAGGGATCATCAACTTGCTTG AGAAGTACTTTGATATGAAGAAACCCCAGTgtaaagaaggacttgacatcTATAAGAAATTCCTCACTCGCATGACGAGAATCTCAGAGTTCCTAAAGGTTGCTGAG CAAGTGGGCATCGACCGAGGCGATATACCAGACTTGTCTCAG TTTACGGTCTGT gcCCCTAGTAGTCTCCTGGATGCACTGGAGCAGCACTTGGCATCACTAGAGGGAAAAAAGGTGAAGGACTCGACGGCAGCCAGCAG ggCCAGCACTCTGTCCAACGCTGTGTCCTCTTTGGCAAACACGGGCATATCTTTCACCAAAGTGGATGAGCGGGAAAAACAGGCAGCACTAGAGGAGGAACAAACTCGTTTAAAAACACTTAAG CGAATTTTATTTCCCCTGCAGGAGCAGCGCCTGAAAGAACTCTCCAAAAAGCCTTCCACATCCTCAACCACAGCTGCCTCTCCAGTATCCACAGCATCTGGAAGCATCATCACTGCACCAGCAATTGACCTGTTCTCCACTCCCAGCTCCAACAG TTCTTCAAAGGTGCCAAATGATCTGCTGGATCTCCAGCCAGCATTCCAGCCATCTCTAGCTCTCCCCACTGCTCTTCCTGTAGCTAACACATGGGGAG ATCCTTTCACTTCTTCAGAGAGTGTCGACGACTCCATTCCAAACTTAAATCCTTTCCTTTCCAAACCTGTCGATGCTGTTCCTCCATCTCCTCTGTCTTCAGATGCTGTTAGTTTTCCTTCTAGGACTCCCAGTCATGAAATGTTTAGTG ACTCATTCTGTTCTTCAGCCCCCTACTCTAACACCCCACTGTTCCACTCGGAGCCTTCCGCTGTAGCTGGACTATTTGGAG AATTTTCAGCATCTCCCATCCCTCAACCAGGCAGCTCTTCTGGCCTTAACGTTGACTTTGACTCTGTGTTCGGCAATAAATCCACTGCTAACAGCACAGACGCTGCTG GTGGTATCCTGAAACCCACAGTAGCTTCTCCAAGCCAGTGCATGCCACCTATTGGCCAGCAATCTGGCAAGCTGGTGTCTGATGACCTGGACTCCTCTCTGGCCAACCTTGTGGGCA ATTTGGGTATTGGAAATGGCACAACGAAGaa TGACATCCACTGGAGTCAGCCTGGTGAGAAGAAGCTTACTGGTGGAACCAACTGGCAACCAAAGATGGCTCCCACCACAACATGGAACCCTGCCAGCATG AATGGCATGCATTTCCCACAATAC GCGCCGTCCGTCATGGCTTTCCCTGCCACGACGCCCACAGGCATGATTGGATATGCAATG gaaaaCCTGCTGTTTTCCTCAAGAGTTTCCTCctcagag cCAACACAGATGGGTACAGTGGCCATGATGACACAACCTACCATGATGTACACGCAGCCTGTGATTAGGCCAGCTAACCCTTTTGGCCCAATCTCAGGCGCACAG CCCTCAGCTGCCTCTAGTCCCTCCAGTCAGAGTCCTCTCAGGCCTCCAGGACAGGACCCCTTTGCACAGCTTTCTCTCAAGGAGTTCCTTTAG
- the picalma gene encoding phosphatidylinositol binding clathrin assembly protein a isoform X7: MSGQSITDRITAAQHSVTGSAVSKTVCKATTHEVMGPKKKHLDYLIQCTNEMNVNIPQLADTLFERTTNTSWVVVFKSLITTHHLMVYGNERFIQYLASRNTLFNLSNFLDKSGLQGYDMSTFIRRYSRYLNEKAVSYRQVAFDFTKVKRGADGVMRTMNTEKLLKTLPIVQNQMDSLLDFNVNANELTNGVINAAFMLLFKDAIRLFAAYNEGIINLLEKYFDMKKPQCKEGLDIYKKFLTRMTRISEFLKVAEQVGIDRGDIPDLSQFTVCAPSSLLDALEQHLASLEGKKVKDSTAASRASTLSNAVSSLANTGISFTKVDEREKQAALEEEQTRLKTLKRILFPLQEQRLKELSKKPSTSSTTAASPVSTASGSIITAPAIDLFSTPSSNSSSKVPNDLLDLQPAFQPSLALPTALPVANTWGDPFTSSESVDDSIPNLNPFLSKPVDAVPPSPLSSDAVSFPSRTPSHEMFSDSFCSSAPYSNTPLFHSEPSAVAGLFGEFSASPIPQPGSSSGLNVDFDSVFGNKSTANSTDAAVASPSQCMPPIGQQSGKLVSDDLDSSLANLVGNLGIGNGTTKNDIHWSQPGEKKLTGGTNWQPKMAPTTTWNPASMNGMHFPQYAPSVMAFPATTPTGMIGYAMENLLFSSRVSSSEPTQMGTVAMMTQPTMMYTQPVIRPANPFGPISGAQPSAASSPSSQSPLRPPGQDPFAQLSLKEFL, translated from the exons ATCTGATTCAGTGCACaaatgagatgaatgtgaacatccCTCAGCTGGCGGACACGCTGTTCGAACGCACCACCAACACCAGCTGGGTGGTCGTGTTCAAATCCCTCATCACCACACACCACCTCATGGTTTATGGCAATGAG agatttattCAGTACCTGGCTTCCAGGAACACATTATTCAACCTCAGTAATTTTTTGGACAAAAGTGGCTTACAGG GCTATGATATGTCTACATTCATCCGGCGTTATAGCCGTTATCTTAATGAAAAGGCTGTGTCCTACAGACAGGTTGCTTTTGACTTCACAAAAGTGAAGAGGGG GGCAGACGGTGTTATGAGAACCATGAACACAGAGAAGCTTTTGAAGACCCTCCCCATCGTCCAGAATCAGATGGACTCGCTTCTGGACTTTAAT GTAAATGCGAACGAGCTCACGAATGGAGTTATTAATGCCGCCTTCATGCTCTTGTTTAAAGATGCCATCCGGCTGTTTGCCGCCTACAACGAAGGGATCATCAACTTGCTTG AGAAGTACTTTGATATGAAGAAACCCCAGTgtaaagaaggacttgacatcTATAAGAAATTCCTCACTCGCATGACGAGAATCTCAGAGTTCCTAAAGGTTGCTGAG CAAGTGGGCATCGACCGAGGCGATATACCAGACTTGTCTCAG TTTACGGTCTGT gcCCCTAGTAGTCTCCTGGATGCACTGGAGCAGCACTTGGCATCACTAGAGGGAAAAAAGGTGAAGGACTCGACGGCAGCCAGCAG ggCCAGCACTCTGTCCAACGCTGTGTCCTCTTTGGCAAACACGGGCATATCTTTCACCAAAGTGGATGAGCGGGAAAAACAGGCAGCACTAGAGGAGGAACAAACTCGTTTAAAAACACTTAAG CGAATTTTATTTCCCCTGCAGGAGCAGCGCCTGAAAGAACTCTCCAAAAAGCCTTCCACATCCTCAACCACAGCTGCCTCTCCAGTATCCACAGCATCTGGAAGCATCATCACTGCACCAGCAATTGACCTGTTCTCCACTCCCAGCTCCAACAG TTCTTCAAAGGTGCCAAATGATCTGCTGGATCTCCAGCCAGCATTCCAGCCATCTCTAGCTCTCCCCACTGCTCTTCCTGTAGCTAACACATGGGGAG ATCCTTTCACTTCTTCAGAGAGTGTCGACGACTCCATTCCAAACTTAAATCCTTTCCTTTCCAAACCTGTCGATGCTGTTCCTCCATCTCCTCTGTCTTCAGATGCTGTTAGTTTTCCTTCTAGGACTCCCAGTCATGAAATGTTTAGTG ACTCATTCTGTTCTTCAGCCCCCTACTCTAACACCCCACTGTTCCACTCGGAGCCTTCCGCTGTAGCTGGACTATTTGGAG AATTTTCAGCATCTCCCATCCCTCAACCAGGCAGCTCTTCTGGCCTTAACGTTGACTTTGACTCTGTGTTCGGCAATAAATCCACTGCTAACAGCACAGACGCTGCTG TAGCTTCTCCAAGCCAGTGCATGCCACCTATTGGCCAGCAATCTGGCAAGCTGGTGTCTGATGACCTGGACTCCTCTCTGGCCAACCTTGTGGGCA ATTTGGGTATTGGAAATGGCACAACGAAGaa TGACATCCACTGGAGTCAGCCTGGTGAGAAGAAGCTTACTGGTGGAACCAACTGGCAACCAAAGATGGCTCCCACCACAACATGGAACCCTGCCAGCATG AATGGCATGCATTTCCCACAATAC GCGCCGTCCGTCATGGCTTTCCCTGCCACGACGCCCACAGGCATGATTGGATATGCAATG gaaaaCCTGCTGTTTTCCTCAAGAGTTTCCTCctcagag cCAACACAGATGGGTACAGTGGCCATGATGACACAACCTACCATGATGTACACGCAGCCTGTGATTAGGCCAGCTAACCCTTTTGGCCCAATCTCAGGCGCACAG CCCTCAGCTGCCTCTAGTCCCTCCAGTCAGAGTCCTCTCAGGCCTCCAGGACAGGACCCCTTTGCACAGCTTTCTCTCAAGGAGTTCCTTTAG